In the Deinococcus ficus genome, one interval contains:
- a CDS encoding type I restriction endonuclease, giving the protein MFTDKTVTFPEEVVLGLKALMDFSDRIQDLAKRIPRQLESVSTEEATKHAFVLPFISALGYDVFDPSEVTPELIADVGIKKGEKVDYAILREGKPAMIFECKAHSTNLDTAHFSQLHRYFHVTDTRFAVLTNGVVYRFFTDLEQANKMDSKPFFEINLLDLKESSLDELKKFTKSQFDVTNILNTASELKYVRELKRHLADELQVPSDEFARLFISRLHEGVITAKVRAQYTPFITKAWNELLGEIFNDRLKHVIGQPNRSATTISDATSEEAAVLPDEEAGDQSDSGKDIETTADEIQGFMIIRAVAAAVVDVQRVVMRDVQSYCGVLLDDNNRKPLCRLYLSGKKWQVGLFHTEDRKEIRFPLNNLSDLYQHADKIRTTIERYDAKVESA; this is encoded by the coding sequence GTGTTCACGGATAAAACCGTCACATTTCCCGAGGAGGTCGTGCTAGGACTGAAGGCACTCATGGACTTCTCAGATCGCATCCAGGATTTGGCCAAGCGGATCCCCCGTCAACTTGAGAGCGTTTCAACGGAGGAGGCAACCAAACACGCGTTCGTGCTCCCGTTTATCTCAGCGTTAGGCTACGACGTCTTCGATCCCAGCGAAGTGACGCCTGAACTCATCGCCGATGTGGGCATCAAAAAAGGCGAGAAAGTGGACTACGCCATTTTACGGGAAGGCAAGCCAGCAATGATTTTCGAGTGCAAAGCCCACAGCACCAATCTTGATACAGCCCACTTTTCTCAATTGCATCGCTATTTCCATGTTACAGATACACGGTTCGCCGTTTTAACAAACGGAGTGGTCTACCGATTCTTTACTGATTTAGAACAGGCCAACAAGATGGACAGCAAACCCTTCTTCGAGATCAACCTCCTTGATCTTAAGGAAAGCAGCCTTGATGAGCTGAAAAAGTTTACAAAATCGCAATTCGACGTTACCAACATTCTCAACACGGCCAGTGAGCTGAAGTATGTACGAGAGCTCAAGCGTCATCTCGCAGATGAACTACAGGTTCCCAGCGACGAATTCGCCCGTCTCTTCATTTCTCGCCTCCACGAGGGTGTCATCACTGCCAAAGTACGGGCACAATACACACCGTTTATTACTAAGGCCTGGAATGAACTACTGGGCGAGATTTTCAATGACCGACTGAAACACGTCATTGGCCAGCCAAACCGTTCCGCGACTACCATATCTGATGCCACTTCTGAGGAGGCAGCTGTTCTGCCGGATGAAGAAGCGGGCGATCAGTCTGACAGCGGCAAAGACATAGAAACTACTGCAGATGAGATTCAAGGATTCATGATTATTCGTGCTGTTGCCGCTGCTGTTGTTGACGTTCAGCGCGTCGTAATGCGGGACGTCCAGAGCTATTGCGGCGTTCTCTTGGATGATAACAATCGCAAACCCTTGTGCCGCCTCTATCTCTCAGGGAAGAAATGGCAGGTTGGCCTGTTTCATACTGAAGACCGGAAAGAGATCCGTTTCCCTCTCAACAACCTCTCCGACCTCTACCAGCATGCGGATAAAATCCGTACGACAATTGAACGGTATGACGCCAAAGTCGAATCCGCCTAG
- a CDS encoding nucleoside triphosphate pyrophosphohydrolase, giving the protein MVQYNKLVRDRIPEIIERSGQSCTTEVLDADAYLQALLEKLGEEAAEVQAASPEERASELADVLEVLDAIMQATGLSEETVRGVQQEKRATRGGFQQRLFLRDVREG; this is encoded by the coding sequence ATGGTGCAGTACAACAAGTTGGTCCGCGACCGAATTCCCGAGATCATTGAACGGTCTGGGCAGAGCTGTACCACCGAAGTGCTCGATGCGGACGCTTACCTGCAGGCGCTTTTGGAGAAGTTGGGAGAGGAGGCTGCCGAAGTCCAGGCAGCCTCTCCTGAAGAGCGCGCGTCAGAGCTGGCCGATGTCTTGGAGGTCCTGGACGCCATCATGCAGGCCACCGGTCTCTCTGAAGAGACTGTACGAGGGGTTCAGCAAGAGAAGCGGGCCACGCGGGGCGGGTTCCAGCAGAGACTCTTCCTTCGAGATGTGCGCGAAGGGTAA
- a CDS encoding nucleotide pyrophosphohydrolase — translation MDLQDLQAQLRAFAAERDWDQFHSPKNLAMALSVEVAELVEHFQWLTEEQSRAPADAGIDLSAVEDELADVMLYLLQLSGKLGVDLETAVHRKLQKNARKYPAHEVRGSAAKR, via the coding sequence GTGGACCTTCAAGACCTGCAAGCTCAACTTCGGGCATTTGCGGCCGAACGGGATTGGGATCAATTCCATAGCCCCAAGAACCTGGCCATGGCGCTCTCTGTGGAGGTGGCTGAACTCGTTGAGCACTTTCAATGGCTCACCGAAGAGCAATCTCGGGCCCCCGCAGACGCCGGCATCGACCTCAGCGCAGTGGAAGACGAATTGGCGGACGTCATGCTTTACCTCCTGCAACTGTCGGGAAAGCTTGGGGTCGATCTCGAGACAGCAGTCCACCGCAAACTGCAGAAGAATGCACGGAAATACCCCGCACACGAAGTGCGGGGCTCGGCCGCCAAACGCTGA
- a CDS encoding restriction endonuclease, translating into MAKIFECLGYQVKVTPGSNDFGRDLILVKQGETTIVECKHHIGNIGRPVVQKLHSATDTHPTAYRAILVSTSGFTPGAREYVDLLHKQGKIDIELWDFKKLVSIAQSVNISLLSKARGHHTAMVMPARTQEQLQRTVTTQVMKLASHPRQLERELVLGDFQTKYVAGALITYRVDKRFSVSERSLYHAHELGTELVFDNATPAEKTYWIQGDFQREQSESFGVIPAIAELVDVVDRHLPTVQRQVARRLSKKVSYTGRNNRQYEKECVVSPQDVRASGVGVLTARQRGVFKIGPQKYVLHYADDRARVPLLTSTEGFRFGPEGLQRGDGSVCNDCASITSKRHSRRCQSCHRTLCPAHIWKLPRRFPLRWVGLCSDCYVNARCREEHLEPQGALRPVALHGVLALIPGLPFLLANRQWEAAALILGPATFLLGTWRLGLPMAVAYMVLLATNLFAFLFWRIRIAWHARNVRRLTTYTPAWTSESIR; encoded by the coding sequence ATGGCCAAAATCTTTGAGTGTCTGGGATATCAAGTGAAAGTGACACCGGGTAGCAATGATTTTGGTCGTGACCTCATTTTAGTAAAGCAAGGTGAAACGACGATAGTCGAATGCAAGCATCATATTGGCAATATTGGCCGGCCCGTTGTTCAGAAGCTGCACAGTGCCACAGATACTCACCCTACCGCCTATCGGGCTATTCTCGTCTCCACGAGCGGTTTCACTCCTGGTGCTCGAGAATACGTAGACTTGCTCCACAAGCAGGGAAAAATCGACATTGAGCTTTGGGACTTTAAAAAGTTAGTTTCGATTGCGCAGTCAGTTAACATTTCTTTGTTGTCTAAAGCACGGGGGCATCACACAGCCATGGTTATGCCCGCTAGAACGCAAGAGCAGCTGCAGCGAACAGTAACAACTCAAGTCATGAAGCTCGCTTCACACCCTCGTCAACTTGAACGGGAACTAGTTCTAGGGGATTTTCAGACAAAGTATGTAGCTGGTGCCCTCATTACCTATCGGGTGGACAAACGGTTTTCCGTCTCGGAGCGTTCCCTCTACCATGCCCATGAGCTTGGGACAGAACTGGTCTTCGACAACGCTACTCCCGCCGAAAAGACCTACTGGATTCAAGGGGATTTTCAGCGGGAGCAAAGTGAGTCTTTCGGAGTTATCCCCGCCATCGCAGAACTTGTAGATGTGGTTGATCGTCACCTACCGACCGTCCAGAGACAGGTGGCGAGGCGTCTATCCAAAAAGGTTTCGTACACGGGAAGGAACAACCGGCAGTACGAGAAAGAGTGCGTTGTATCCCCACAGGACGTTCGGGCGAGCGGTGTCGGTGTTTTGACTGCACGCCAGCGAGGCGTCTTCAAAATCGGACCTCAAAAGTACGTCCTCCATTACGCTGACGATCGTGCACGCGTGCCCCTCCTAACTTCTACCGAAGGCTTCCGTTTTGGGCCGGAGGGGCTTCAGCGGGGCGATGGTAGCGTGTGCAATGACTGTGCGAGCATCACATCTAAGCGACACAGCCGGCGCTGTCAGTCTTGCCACCGAACTCTCTGTCCGGCACACATATGGAAATTGCCTCGCCGCTTTCCACTCCGATGGGTGGGGTTGTGTTCTGACTGCTATGTGAACGCTCGGTGCCGTGAAGAACACCTGGAACCTCAAGGCGCTCTGCGCCCTGTGGCTCTCCATGGGGTACTTGCCCTTATCCCAGGCTTGCCCTTTTTACTAGCCAACCGGCAATGGGAAGCGGCTGCTCTCATTCTGGGACCTGCGACCTTCCTCCTTGGCACCTGGCGGCTAGGTCTGCCTATGGCTGTCGCTTATATGGTTCTTCTCGCAACTAACCTTTTTGCGTTTCTCTTTTGGCGTATCCGTATTGCCTGGCACGCGCGCAACGTCCGCCGGCTCACCACTTACACTCCAGCCTGGACATCCGAATCGATCAGATAA
- a CDS encoding MrcB family domain-containing protein codes for MTLREALLKVADEYAAAKTQEFTGHPLADHLRSGAPDALQRLQGAERWVVKGSAGAGVWAHVPWLAFLDPVVTESTQHGQYVVYLFAPRRREVYLSLNQGTTEMYQAFGEAMGRRFLADRASKMRALAAGYGAPTDVSRITLGESGKLPRGYEQGHAVGYRYQAHALPSEAHLRKDLFQLLDVYRQMTLDVNFGDDDLPDLGSTPTAPVSAADLVIERRRYVMHRRIERRRDIASKVKAKQGCTCRACGFQYTDRYGPLGEDFIEVHHLKPLSSLELETAVAYDLQKDFAVLCANCHRMIHRLKDVSDVAALQAVLQG; via the coding sequence GTGACCCTCCGTGAAGCGCTGTTGAAAGTGGCCGATGAGTATGCTGCTGCGAAAACACAAGAGTTTACGGGCCATCCCCTTGCGGACCATCTGCGGTCTGGAGCGCCTGATGCGTTACAGCGACTTCAGGGAGCCGAGCGGTGGGTGGTCAAAGGGAGTGCGGGTGCAGGCGTGTGGGCCCATGTGCCCTGGCTGGCATTTCTCGATCCTGTGGTCACGGAAAGTACGCAGCATGGCCAATACGTTGTGTACCTCTTTGCGCCGCGTCGCCGCGAGGTGTACCTCAGCCTGAACCAGGGCACCACTGAGATGTACCAGGCGTTTGGTGAAGCGATGGGGCGCCGTTTCCTGGCAGACCGTGCGAGCAAGATGCGTGCGTTGGCCGCTGGCTACGGCGCGCCCACAGATGTCTCCCGGATCACTCTGGGCGAGAGCGGGAAATTGCCTCGAGGCTATGAGCAGGGTCATGCCGTGGGGTACCGCTATCAGGCCCACGCGTTGCCCAGTGAAGCCCACCTGCGCAAAGACCTGTTTCAACTTCTGGACGTGTACCGCCAGATGACTCTGGACGTGAACTTTGGTGATGATGATCTGCCTGATTTGGGGAGCACGCCAACGGCTCCTGTCTCCGCAGCTGACTTGGTCATCGAGCGCCGTCGGTACGTCATGCATCGACGGATCGAACGGCGCCGTGACATCGCCAGCAAGGTCAAGGCCAAACAGGGGTGTACCTGCCGGGCCTGCGGGTTCCAGTACACCGACCGGTACGGCCCTCTAGGGGAGGACTTTATTGAGGTTCATCACCTGAAGCCCTTGTCGAGTCTCGAGTTGGAAACGGCGGTGGCCTATGACCTGCAAAAAGATTTTGCGGTGCTCTGTGCCAACTGTCACCGCATGATTCACCGGCTGAAGGACGTCAGTGATGTTGCGGCCCTGCAGGCTGTTCTCCAGGGTTAA
- a CDS encoding GIY-YIG nuclease family protein, giving the protein MTAVEIQLQQDVQRLTEIPPIRWSDLQAHKTALPKAPGVYAWWFSPPPAGVPLEGTLSGPAGHLLYVGIAGSNLHQRIRHQHFGGNAEGSTLRRTLGVVLADTLGIHLELSPSGTRLTFGSEGEKKLTHWMVNHASVGWLAYDHPHEFEDTALHTLCVPLNLKNNEHHPFHPQLTALRKKMATAAKLATPS; this is encoded by the coding sequence ATGACTGCCGTTGAAATCCAGCTTCAGCAGGATGTGCAGCGTCTGACCGAGATCCCTCCTATTCGCTGGTCGGACCTGCAGGCCCATAAGACGGCCCTGCCAAAGGCGCCTGGAGTCTATGCCTGGTGGTTCTCCCCTCCCCCTGCAGGGGTACCGCTCGAGGGCACACTCTCTGGCCCAGCCGGCCACCTCTTGTACGTGGGGATTGCTGGCTCCAATCTTCACCAGCGGATTCGACACCAGCATTTTGGTGGCAATGCGGAGGGTTCAACGCTCCGCCGTACTCTGGGCGTGGTTTTGGCCGACACACTGGGCATTCACTTGGAACTGTCTCCCTCAGGAACTCGTCTGACGTTCGGGAGCGAAGGCGAAAAAAAGCTCACTCACTGGATGGTGAATCACGCTTCGGTGGGGTGGTTGGCGTATGACCATCCGCATGAGTTTGAGGACACAGCCCTCCACACCCTGTGTGTCCCTCTCAACCTCAAGAATAATGAGCATCATCCGTTCCATCCCCAGCTAACGGCCCTTCGCAAAAAAATGGCGACGGCCGCCAAACTTGCGACCCCATCCTAA
- a CDS encoding DUF6884 domain-containing protein, which translates to MTHLPKLLVVSSCTGDKWHQPSHQLVLRDFQQGADHLAAREQELDAFRMPARHMYTGAQHRQIVKGMVLLRAQQDVNSEMKIISAGYGLIDPDCVIAPYNVTFNEMKSRDAAAWSRKLQIHEHLNQAIQAFDLVVFLLGEGYLRSAHFPLESRTDQSFLFLASAGSAKWLPQHAAKQAVMCLGNPEARRFRYGLVGLKGFLFVQLARTVVQDPAVLQAWFDDPQKAIDGLDKVAKAAVSQTSSP; encoded by the coding sequence ATGACTCACCTCCCTAAGCTTTTGGTGGTCAGTTCCTGCACTGGCGACAAGTGGCATCAGCCTTCACATCAGCTGGTTCTTCGAGACTTCCAACAAGGGGCTGACCATCTTGCAGCTCGGGAACAGGAGCTCGACGCTTTTCGCATGCCGGCGCGCCACATGTATACCGGTGCGCAACACCGTCAAATCGTGAAGGGCATGGTTCTGCTGAGGGCTCAACAGGACGTCAACAGCGAAATGAAAATTATCAGCGCCGGGTATGGACTGATCGACCCAGATTGTGTGATCGCGCCTTACAACGTCACTTTCAATGAGATGAAGAGTCGCGACGCCGCCGCGTGGAGCCGGAAACTCCAGATCCACGAGCACCTGAATCAGGCGATTCAGGCTTTTGACCTCGTGGTGTTTCTCCTGGGCGAGGGCTACTTGAGGTCAGCACACTTCCCGCTAGAGAGCCGAACCGACCAAAGCTTCCTGTTTCTCGCCAGCGCCGGCAGCGCAAAGTGGCTTCCCCAGCACGCGGCAAAACAAGCGGTGATGTGCCTTGGCAACCCTGAGGCCCGGCGATTTAGATACGGCCTGGTCGGGTTAAAAGGCTTTCTCTTTGTCCAGCTTGCCCGAACTGTTGTGCAGGACCCGGCTGTGTTACAGGCATGGTTTGACGATCCCCAAAAGGCGATTGATGGGTTAGATAAGGTGGCAAAAGCCGCCGTGAGTCAAACTTCTTCTCCTTAG
- a CDS encoding IS5 family transposase (programmed frameshift): MATSLVSDELWQLIQPLLPPETPRPRGGRPRVPDRAALEGILYLLKTGIGWEHLPRELGYGSGMTCWRRLRDWHAAGVFTRLHQVLLDRMAQADHLDWSRACVDSTSIPAARGGPQTGPNPTDRGRPGSKRHVIVDGRGTPLAVLISPANRHDSMLFEALLDAVPPIHNGRRGHPRTRPERLHADKAYDIPRCRRACHKRGIKVRIARRGRESSERLGRHRWVVERTLAWFSRFRRLRVRYEVRADIHLAFTQLACCLITFKQHQRFC; this comes from the exons ATGGCCACCTCCCTGGTCAGCGACGAGTTGTGGCAGCTGATTCAGCCACTGCTCCCACCCGAAACACCCAGACCCAGAGGCGGCCGACCCCGGGTGCCTGACCGAGCCGCACTGGAAGGCATCCTCTACTTGCTCAAGACCGGCATCGGCTGGGAACACCTCCCCCGTGAGCTCGGGTATGGCAGCGGCATGACCTGCTGGCGACGGCTGCGGGACTGGCACGCGGCGGGTGTCTTCACCCGCCTGCACCAGGTGCTCCTTGACCGGATGGCGCAGGCGGATCACCTCGACTGGTCACGGGCGTGTGTGGACAGCACGAGCATCCCCGCCGCCCGGGGGGGGC CCCAGACCGGCCCGAACCCCACGGATCGCGGCCGGCCAGGCAGCAAACGTCATGTGATCGTCGATGGCCGCGGGACGCCGCTGGCGGTGCTGATCTCGCCAGCGAATCGGCATGACAGCATGCTGTTCGAAGCGCTGCTGGACGCGGTGCCGCCCATCCACAATGGGCGGCGTGGGCATCCTCGCACCCGCCCAGAGAGGCTTCATGCGGACAAGGCGTACGACATTCCCCGGTGCCGCCGGGCATGCCACAAACGTGGGATCAAAGTGCGAATTGCACGCCGGGGTCGAGAGTCGAGTGAGCGGTTGGGACGGCACCGCTGGGTGGTGGAGCGGACACTGGCATGGTTCAGCCGCTTCCGTCGGCTTCGGGTGCGGTACGAGGTGCGGGCGGACATCCACCTGGCGTTCACGCAGTTGGCCTGCTGCCTCATCACGTTCAAGCAGCACCAACGGTTTTGTTAG
- a CDS encoding DUF2075 domain-containing protein, which produces MPLFVEQALNNEIAGTLRANFVSVMGHNPSPSEAKSWNNSLRELAYMLREAHLPSVYIVLEYKLPISGKRLDVLLTGVGNDGKSRAVIVELKQWDKAHKTDIENMVAWYSGKKEALHLHPSEQAASYASLLQGWHTAFHADEGPAMVTLYPCAFLHSANTSTCGDLLDDRYAAALKKAPLFMGNQRQAFITFLQGHLGHGDGKPTLDLILNSPHKPSKKLLDHVNTELEGQPVYTLIDQQLHAYNLVLSKLETINEADKKAVIIIKGGPGTGKSVIAVRLLGALAREHRTVVHATGSKAFTTNLKATVSKQAGTFFKYFNNFSHEGNETVDVLIADEAHRLRESSNGRYTPKDRRSDRAQVEELIDVAKVSVFLLDARQVVRPGEVGTPDLIEAAAKARGADVHVLELDGQFRCSGSEGYLEWLSATLGLGGAADVSWKDEYEFRLVDSPEALEAQLQARIDEKFTARMVAGFCWKWSKPDKNNELLPDVVIGDWQRPWNRQEKGGEPPHRHPYTIWANQPQGFNEIGCIYSAQGFEFDYCGVIFGPDLVYRGTEWVAVKEASQDTVVKRSKEQMVTLLQNTYRVLMSRGMKGTMVYFMDPETRAYFERALKSQ; this is translated from the coding sequence GTGCCACTGTTCGTCGAGCAAGCTCTTAACAACGAGATTGCGGGGACGTTACGCGCAAACTTCGTGAGCGTCATGGGCCATAATCCCTCTCCCAGCGAAGCTAAATCTTGGAATAACTCCCTCCGTGAACTAGCATATATGTTAAGAGAGGCACATTTACCTTCCGTCTATATTGTCCTTGAGTATAAGCTGCCAATAAGTGGGAAGCGTCTCGACGTCTTGCTAACAGGCGTAGGAAATGACGGAAAATCGCGTGCAGTCATTGTCGAACTTAAACAGTGGGATAAAGCCCATAAAACCGATATCGAGAATATGGTCGCTTGGTACAGCGGGAAAAAGGAGGCGCTGCATCTCCATCCCTCTGAACAAGCCGCTTCCTATGCCAGCCTGCTCCAGGGGTGGCACACCGCTTTTCATGCCGATGAAGGTCCGGCCATGGTCACGCTGTACCCTTGCGCCTTCTTGCACAGCGCGAACACATCAACCTGCGGCGACCTCCTGGATGATCGATATGCCGCGGCTCTAAAGAAAGCGCCTCTGTTCATGGGCAACCAGCGCCAGGCATTTATTACATTCCTCCAAGGTCACCTTGGACATGGCGACGGCAAGCCTACGCTCGACCTAATTCTGAACAGTCCACATAAGCCGTCCAAGAAACTGCTGGATCACGTGAATACTGAACTGGAAGGCCAGCCTGTCTACACCCTGATTGATCAACAGCTCCATGCGTACAACCTCGTCCTGTCGAAACTGGAGACTATCAACGAGGCGGACAAAAAGGCCGTCATCATCATCAAAGGCGGACCGGGAACAGGCAAAAGCGTCATCGCCGTGCGGTTGTTGGGCGCTTTGGCAAGGGAGCACCGAACCGTCGTGCATGCCACGGGCTCCAAGGCGTTCACCACCAATCTCAAAGCCACGGTTAGCAAACAGGCAGGCACGTTCTTCAAGTACTTCAACAACTTCAGTCACGAGGGCAACGAGACAGTGGATGTGCTCATCGCCGATGAAGCGCATCGACTGAGAGAGTCCAGCAATGGCCGCTATACCCCGAAAGACCGACGCAGTGACCGGGCGCAGGTCGAAGAGCTCATTGATGTGGCGAAGGTCTCGGTGTTTCTCCTGGATGCTCGTCAGGTGGTGCGGCCAGGCGAAGTTGGAACGCCCGATCTCATTGAAGCGGCAGCCAAGGCTCGGGGGGCGGACGTTCACGTCTTGGAATTAGACGGACAGTTTCGGTGTTCCGGCTCCGAAGGGTATCTGGAGTGGTTGAGCGCAACGCTGGGCCTGGGGGGCGCTGCCGACGTCTCCTGGAAGGACGAGTATGAGTTCCGCCTGGTGGACTCTCCGGAAGCTCTCGAGGCCCAATTGCAAGCCCGGATCGACGAGAAGTTCACCGCCCGCATGGTCGCCGGTTTCTGCTGGAAGTGGTCGAAGCCTGACAAGAACAACGAGTTGCTGCCCGATGTGGTGATTGGGGACTGGCAGCGCCCATGGAACCGCCAAGAGAAAGGTGGCGAACCGCCTCATCGCCACCCCTACACCATCTGGGCGAACCAGCCCCAGGGATTCAACGAGATCGGGTGCATCTACTCTGCCCAGGGATTTGAATTTGACTATTGCGGCGTGATCTTTGGGCCTGACCTCGTGTACCGGGGAACGGAATGGGTCGCGGTGAAGGAAGCGAGCCAGGACACGGTGGTGAAGCGCTCTAAAGAGCAGATGGTTACGCTGCTGCAGAACACCTATCGGGTCTTGATGTCACGCGGCATGAAAGGCACCATGGTGTACTTCATGGATCCAGAGACCCGGGCATACTTCGAGCGCGCGCTGAAAAGCCAATAA
- a CDS encoding HNH endonuclease — MPRFTDLEASPETYFRSVILFGRNVASYKFALGRALLTLAGQGKTFVTLEELALEYVPPLLHHLQHGGKQGTFANSRFLSACERYLQGEVSHEQLIQTTVQLGFTNVLDAFHTVGRDAVPTRFYADERRSRGGIALTDELLALPETADLQYRNLAVEIEARWRLVETAWELRLPSSLISVFSDAQSQELFILDAQKRRRPLGRVRDVLNGYQKGRCFYCNTPIGVEGPEATAEVDHVFPHVLMRRDVLKVNLDGVWNLVLSCQSCNRGADGKFACVPATHLVERLSRRNEHLIASQHPLRETLMAHLGATEAARRSFLQHVERAAVAALIFRWQPSEELPSTF, encoded by the coding sequence GTGCCCCGGTTTACGGATCTCGAAGCGTCGCCCGAAACGTACTTCCGATCCGTGATCCTGTTCGGCCGCAATGTTGCGTCTTACAAGTTTGCCTTAGGCCGTGCGCTTTTAACCCTGGCTGGCCAAGGCAAAACGTTCGTCACGCTTGAGGAGTTGGCGCTCGAGTACGTGCCGCCCCTGCTTCACCATCTACAGCATGGAGGCAAGCAAGGGACGTTCGCGAACAGCCGCTTCTTATCCGCTTGTGAGCGCTACCTCCAGGGAGAGGTGTCGCACGAGCAGCTGATCCAGACCACCGTACAACTTGGCTTTACCAACGTGCTCGATGCATTTCATACGGTTGGTCGCGATGCGGTGCCGACGCGCTTTTACGCGGATGAACGCCGGAGTCGTGGTGGGATTGCGCTGACCGATGAGCTGCTCGCGCTTCCAGAAACGGCCGATCTGCAGTACCGGAACCTGGCTGTGGAGATTGAAGCTCGCTGGCGCCTGGTGGAAACGGCATGGGAGCTCCGCCTGCCGTCTTCGCTGATCAGCGTTTTCTCAGATGCGCAGAGCCAAGAGTTGTTCATCTTGGACGCGCAGAAGCGGCGGCGACCATTGGGCCGCGTAAGGGACGTTTTGAACGGATACCAAAAAGGCCGGTGCTTTTACTGCAACACCCCCATCGGCGTTGAGGGCCCAGAAGCGACCGCTGAAGTGGATCACGTCTTTCCGCACGTCTTGATGCGTCGCGATGTCCTCAAGGTCAATCTTGATGGGGTGTGGAACTTGGTCCTCAGCTGCCAAAGTTGCAACCGTGGAGCTGATGGCAAGTTTGCTTGTGTTCCAGCGACCCACCTGGTGGAGCGCCTGTCACGCCGCAATGAGCATTTGATCGCCAGCCAGCATCCCCTTCGCGAAACTTTGATGGCCCATTTGGGAGCGACGGAAGCCGCACGACGTTCTTTTCTACAGCACGTCGAGCGGGCAGCGGTGGCGGCGCTGATCTTTCGGTGGCAGCCGTCAGAGGAACTCCCTTCAACGTTCTGA